A section of the Agarivorans litoreus genome encodes:
- a CDS encoding GNAT family N-acetyltransferase has translation MFHQVSNQHDIQQLTELGREIWLEHYTPIIGVDQVEYMLSTFHSARRVAEQIEVEQYYYYLLQSEGENLGYLGVQRQEQQLFLSKIYVHSRFRGRGFAKQAMNFAKQLANEFGLQQITLTVNRHNHDSIAAYQKMGFVKVAEQCTDIGQDYVMDDWVMALAL, from the coding sequence GTGTTTCATCAGGTAAGTAATCAACATGATATTCAACAGCTTACAGAGTTGGGCAGAGAGATATGGCTAGAGCATTATACGCCGATTATTGGTGTTGATCAGGTGGAGTACATGCTTAGTACTTTTCACTCTGCTAGACGGGTTGCTGAGCAAATTGAGGTCGAGCAGTATTACTACTATTTGTTGCAGAGTGAAGGTGAAAACCTAGGTTACCTAGGGGTTCAGCGACAGGAACAGCAGCTATTTTTAAGTAAGATTTACGTACATTCTCGTTTTCGAGGACGAGGTTTTGCTAAACAAGCAATGAACTTTGCCAAACAACTCGCCAATGAATTTGGCTTGCAGCAAATAACGCTGACAGTAAACCGACATAATCATGACTCTATAGCTGCATATCAAAAAATGGGTTTTGTTAAAGTCGCTGAGCAATGCACCGATATTGGCCAAGATTACGTTATGGACGATTGGGTAATGGCCTTAGCGTTGTAG
- a CDS encoding 50S ribosomal protein L25/general stress protein Ctc produces MSDIKLDAELRTDLGKGASRRLRHAEKVPAIVYGAGQQPVSITLEQRHVMKAQEAEAFYSSIITLNVAGEAVDVLVKDMQRHAYKPRVQHIDFQRVDNTKAIHKAVPLHFLNETTAEAVKNGGKVHHLATEIEVSCLAKDLPEYIEVDVANLELGSSLHLSDIVLPEGVTSVELAKGEDHDQAVVSITTPKGTSEEASDSEEEATEE; encoded by the coding sequence ATGTCTGACATTAAACTTGACGCTGAACTGCGTACAGACCTAGGGAAAGGTGCGAGCCGCCGCCTACGTCACGCAGAGAAAGTTCCTGCTATCGTTTACGGTGCTGGTCAACAACCTGTATCAATCACTCTTGAGCAACGTCACGTGATGAAAGCTCAGGAAGCTGAAGCGTTTTACTCAAGCATCATTACTTTAAATGTAGCTGGTGAAGCTGTAGACGTATTAGTAAAAGACATGCAGCGTCATGCATATAAGCCACGTGTTCAACACATCGATTTTCAACGTGTTGATAACACCAAAGCTATCCATAAAGCTGTACCTCTGCACTTCTTAAACGAAACTACCGCAGAAGCAGTTAAAAACGGTGGTAAAGTACATCACTTAGCTACTGAGATCGAAGTTAGCTGTCTAGCTAAAGATCTACCTGAGTACATTGAAGTGGACGTAGCTAACTTAGAACTAGGTAGCTCACTGCACCTTTCAGATATCGTTCTACCTGAAGGCGTTACCTCTGTTGAGTTAGCTAAAGGTGAAGATCACGACCAAGCAGTAGTATCTATTACTACTCCTAAGGGTACATCTGAAGAAGCTTCTGATTCTGAAGAAGAAGCTACTGAAGAATAG
- the secD gene encoding protein translocase subunit SecD: MKKTSQKPINRYAKWKYIVLIFTLVVMLFSALPSLYGEQSALHISHRGEQINAVDIAFYLEAANINAKSIVQKNEKTVVLLNDPLEQTKAQAALAPVLGEGNTVALAMEPGAPQWLLNLGFSPIALGLDLSGGVQFLLEVDMAPVYQAQHQSVADEFRSAFRGSRPRFHNDEVQITLRNEADMSAARVLAHEQFSSMESRVSGNTITLSLSEEERSTLRTLTVQQNLQIMRGRIAELGITEASVQRQGLNRIRIELPGVQDPAAAKDVIGATASLSFHSLAEARSMNTQTVLDSNGANIEVSRRAILGGEHIIDARAGMGEMGAAEVNISLDSSGGRKMNAFSRDNIGQPMATLYSEYSRNAEGESQQVSKVISVATIQSALGSRFRITGAGSMQDAQELALLLRAGSLTAPVTIIEERTIGPSLGAENVQNGFAALALGLGLTLTFIALWYRRMGWVANLALLSNMVCLFGLIALLPGAVLTLPGIAGMVLTVGMAVDTNVLIFERIRDKMREGRTFAQSIDKGFQSAFSSIFDANLTTMIVAIALYAIGNGPVQGFAITLGLGLLTSMFTGVFLSRAIINLIWGRDQRCEVRV, translated from the coding sequence TTGAAGAAAACGTCCCAGAAACCCATTAATCGCTATGCGAAATGGAAGTATATCGTACTTATTTTCACCTTGGTGGTGATGTTATTTAGTGCTTTACCCTCGTTATACGGCGAGCAATCCGCTTTACATATTAGCCATCGAGGCGAGCAAATTAATGCTGTTGATATTGCTTTTTATTTAGAAGCCGCAAACATCAATGCCAAGAGTATTGTGCAAAAAAACGAGAAGACAGTTGTTTTACTAAACGACCCGTTAGAACAAACTAAAGCTCAAGCGGCGTTAGCGCCGGTTCTTGGCGAGGGCAATACCGTGGCTTTGGCGATGGAGCCGGGCGCACCACAATGGTTGCTTAACCTAGGCTTTTCGCCTATTGCCTTGGGCTTGGATTTAAGCGGTGGCGTGCAGTTTTTGCTGGAAGTTGATATGGCTCCAGTTTATCAAGCTCAGCATCAGTCGGTAGCTGACGAGTTTAGAAGTGCGTTTAGAGGCAGTCGTCCTCGATTTCATAATGATGAAGTGCAAATTACACTGCGCAACGAAGCTGACATGAGCGCTGCTAGAGTTCTCGCCCATGAACAGTTTTCTAGCATGGAAAGCCGAGTTAGTGGTAATACCATCACCTTGTCATTGTCTGAAGAAGAACGCTCTACCTTACGAACCTTAACCGTTCAGCAAAATCTACAAATAATGCGAGGACGAATTGCTGAATTGGGGATTACCGAAGCTTCGGTGCAGCGCCAAGGTCTTAATCGAATTCGTATCGAATTACCTGGTGTGCAAGATCCTGCAGCTGCTAAAGATGTTATTGGTGCAACGGCGTCGTTGTCTTTTCATTCATTGGCAGAAGCGCGCTCGATGAATACCCAGACGGTACTTGATAGCAACGGCGCGAACATTGAGGTGAGCCGCAGGGCTATTTTAGGTGGTGAACATATTATTGATGCACGTGCAGGTATGGGCGAAATGGGGGCTGCAGAAGTGAATATATCGCTTGATTCAAGTGGTGGTCGCAAAATGAACGCCTTTAGCCGCGACAATATAGGCCAGCCGATGGCAACCCTATATAGCGAATACAGCCGTAATGCCGAAGGCGAGAGTCAGCAAGTCAGTAAGGTGATTAGTGTAGCTACTATTCAATCTGCTTTAGGTAGCCGTTTTCGAATTACTGGTGCGGGCAGTATGCAAGACGCTCAAGAACTTGCATTGTTATTGCGTGCTGGTTCACTAACCGCGCCAGTAACGATTATTGAGGAACGAACCATTGGGCCTTCTTTGGGGGCTGAAAACGTACAGAACGGCTTTGCAGCCTTGGCCTTAGGTTTGGGGTTAACTCTGACTTTTATTGCCCTTTGGTATAGGCGAATGGGCTGGGTAGCCAATCTAGCGTTGCTGTCTAACATGGTGTGTTTGTTTGGCCTTATTGCACTGTTACCCGGAGCGGTACTTACGCTACCTGGTATTGCTGGCATGGTGTTAACCGTGGGGATGGCAGTAGACACTAATGTGCTTATTTTTGAACGTATTAGAGACAAAATGCGAGAGGGACGTACTTTTGCTCAAAGTATTGATAAGGGCTTTCAAAGCGCTTTTAGTTCCATATTCGACGCCAATCTCACCACCATGATCGTGGCGATTGCTCTGTACGCCATTGGCAATGGCCCTGTGCAAGGTTTTGCCATTACGCTAGGCTTAGGTTTGCTTACTAGTATGTTTACTGGCGTGTTTTTATCACGTGCCATTATCAATCTCATTTGGGGGCGCGATCAGCGCTGTGAAGTAAGGGTATAA
- the ychF gene encoding redox-regulated ATPase YchF, with the protein MGFKCGIVGLPNVGKSTLFNALTQAGIEAANFPFCTIEPNTGVVPVPDERLDALAAIVNPQRILPTTMEFVDIAGLVAGASKGEGLGNKFLANIRETDAIGHVVRCFENDNIVHVSGKVDPAEDIDTINTELALADLDTCEKAQIRVAKKAKGGDKDAKFEAEVLVKVQAHLEADLMLRSLELSKEEKAAIAYMNFLTAKPTMYIANVNDDGFENNPYLDKVKEIAASENAVVVAVCAEIEGEIAELDAEEKAEFMEEMGLEEPGLNRVIRAGYELLDLQTYFTAGVKEVRAWTVPVGATGPQAAGKIHTDFEKGYIRAEVVGYDDYIEHQGEAGAKTAGKWRQEGKTYVVKDGDVIHFLFNV; encoded by the coding sequence ATGGGATTTAAATGTGGCATCGTTGGTTTGCCAAACGTAGGCAAGTCGACCCTTTTTAACGCTCTGACGCAAGCCGGCATTGAAGCTGCTAACTTTCCATTTTGTACTATTGAGCCAAACACCGGCGTAGTACCGGTTCCTGATGAGCGCCTAGACGCCCTAGCAGCCATTGTTAACCCACAGCGTATTCTTCCAACCACCATGGAATTTGTGGACATTGCAGGTTTGGTTGCCGGCGCGTCTAAAGGTGAAGGCTTAGGTAATAAATTCTTAGCTAATATTCGTGAAACCGACGCGATTGGCCATGTTGTTCGTTGTTTTGAAAACGACAACATCGTTCACGTATCTGGCAAGGTTGATCCTGCAGAAGACATCGACACCATTAACACCGAGTTAGCACTGGCTGATTTAGATACCTGTGAAAAAGCGCAAATTCGAGTTGCTAAGAAAGCCAAAGGTGGCGATAAAGATGCCAAATTTGAAGCAGAAGTATTAGTAAAAGTACAAGCGCATTTAGAAGCTGACTTAATGCTACGTAGCTTAGAGCTAAGCAAAGAAGAAAAAGCAGCCATTGCTTACATGAACTTCTTAACTGCTAAGCCAACCATGTACATTGCAAACGTAAATGACGATGGTTTCGAGAACAATCCTTACTTAGACAAAGTGAAAGAGATTGCAGCGAGCGAAAACGCTGTAGTAGTAGCCGTTTGTGCTGAAATTGAAGGCGAAATTGCCGAGCTAGATGCCGAAGAAAAAGCCGAATTCATGGAAGAAATGGGCCTAGAAGAACCTGGTCTAAACCGGGTAATTCGCGCAGGTTACGAACTACTAGACTTACAAACCTACTTTACAGCGGGTGTAAAAGAAGTTCGCGCTTGGACCGTACCCGTTGGTGCTACAGGCCCGCAAGCAGCCGGTAAAATCCATACTGATTTTGAGAAAGGGTATATTCGTGCAGAAGTGGTTGGTTACGACGACTACATTGAGCACCAAGGTGAAGCTGGCGCAAAAACAGCCGGTAAATGGCGCCAAGAAGGTAAAACTTACGTAGTAAAAGACGGTGATGTGATTCACTTCTTATTTAACGTATAA
- a CDS encoding ATP-binding cassette domain-containing protein has protein sequence MNNQVITVKQLNKHFENNHALKSVVLSVPQGEMVALLGPLGSGKSTLLRLLNGLVNTDKNSKGYIEALGMPVQRDGKFCNMFWLTH, from the coding sequence ATGAACAATCAAGTAATCACAGTCAAGCAGTTGAACAAACACTTTGAAAACAACCACGCCCTAAAAAGCGTAGTTCTAAGTGTTCCGCAAGGTGAAATGGTGGCATTACTTGGACCGTTAGGCTCAGGAAAATCAACGCTATTACGCCTCTTAAATGGCTTGGTCAACACTGACAAGAACAGTAAAGGCTATATCGAAGCTCTTGGCATGCCAGTGCAACGCGATGGTAAGTTTTGCAACATGTTTTGGTTGACACACTAA
- a CDS encoding FAD-dependent monooxygenase: protein MKKFDVVVIGGGMIGAASAQGFALQGLSVLMLESFEPKAFDTNQPIDLRVSAISQASVNLLKHLQAWSHISAMRLCPYQQLQVWEDPKDKLIFDSAQLDLPELGFMLENRIIQLGLWQANEQVGVTRNIVKQVQLVSNTAQGVELNVDGNAVSAGLMVVADGANSQMRQQLGLGISAWDYRHDCFAINVKLDAPQQTATWQQFYPTGPRALLPLADQHAALIWYDAKATIQGLKQLNKAQLKQRIESEFPALPGDIEILDSASFPLTRRHVERYVKHSAVVIGDAAHTINPLAGQGVNLGYRDVKCLLEQFERYDMADKEKALRRFEVRRKPDNHLMQSGMDLFYLMFSNSLPPLQAIRKLAIKSVQQAGPVKDWALKYALGDLQ from the coding sequence ATGAAAAAATTTGATGTTGTGGTAATTGGCGGCGGCATGATTGGGGCGGCTAGTGCGCAAGGTTTTGCCTTGCAGGGCTTATCGGTATTGATGTTGGAGTCTTTTGAGCCCAAAGCTTTTGACACTAATCAGCCAATAGACTTGCGCGTAAGTGCAATAAGCCAAGCCAGCGTTAATTTGCTTAAGCACTTGCAAGCTTGGTCGCATATTAGCGCTATGCGCTTGTGCCCCTACCAACAACTGCAAGTGTGGGAAGACCCCAAAGACAAGCTGATTTTTGATTCAGCCCAACTCGATTTGCCCGAGTTAGGTTTTATGCTAGAAAATCGCATTATCCAATTAGGCTTATGGCAAGCCAACGAGCAAGTAGGCGTAACACGTAATATCGTTAAGCAAGTACAACTAGTTAGTAATACCGCGCAAGGTGTAGAGCTTAATGTTGATGGGAATGCGGTGAGTGCAGGCTTGATGGTAGTAGCAGACGGCGCAAACTCTCAAATGCGCCAGCAGTTAGGTTTAGGCATTAGCGCTTGGGATTATCGCCATGATTGCTTTGCCATTAACGTTAAGTTAGATGCGCCTCAGCAAACGGCTACTTGGCAACAGTTTTATCCCACTGGCCCACGAGCTTTGCTACCACTGGCAGATCAACATGCTGCCCTTATTTGGTATGACGCTAAAGCCACTATTCAAGGCCTCAAGCAACTTAATAAAGCGCAGCTAAAGCAACGCATAGAATCAGAGTTTCCAGCTTTACCGGGTGATATTGAAATACTAGATAGCGCCAGTTTTCCGTTAACTCGACGCCACGTAGAGCGTTATGTAAAACATAGCGCAGTGGTGATTGGCGATGCCGCTCATACTATTAACCCATTAGCAGGGCAGGGGGTAAACCTTGGTTACCGCGACGTGAAGTGCTTGTTGGAACAGTTCGAGCGCTATGACATGGCGGATAAAGAAAAGGCATTACGTCGCTTTGAAGTACGCCGAAAGCCCGATAATCACCTTATGCAAAGCGGCATGGATTTGTTTTACTTAATGTTCTCTAACAGTTTGCCGCCGCTGCAGGCCATTCGAAAGCTTGCAATTAAAAGCGTGCAACAAGCTGGTCCAGTAAAAGACTGGGCACTTAAATATGCTTTAGGAGATTTGCAGTAG
- the yidA gene encoding sugar-phosphatase — protein MIKLIALDMDGTLLNDEKKITPRTYQAIQQAKQAGVKVVLASGRPLEGLRPYLEQLELTSDQDFVISYNGSLVQRVGSGEIIHKTTLNGSDGTQLAKVAEQLGVFIHAFSAEHGLITQQHNPWTDIESSINGMDVSEVNFASLQANDALTKIMFVAEESILDKAIANLPAELREQYTVVRSAPFFLEFLHRDSNKGVGVEQLANILGLNASQVMCAGDADNDRHMLQYAGLAVAMANADPEIKAMANYIAPSNKEDGVAVAIEENVLNTLCPTC, from the coding sequence ATGATTAAACTTATCGCCCTAGATATGGACGGCACACTTCTCAATGACGAGAAAAAAATCACTCCGCGCACTTATCAAGCCATTCAGCAAGCTAAGCAAGCGGGTGTAAAAGTAGTACTTGCATCGGGTCGTCCGCTAGAAGGTTTACGTCCTTATTTAGAGCAACTCGAGTTAACCAGCGACCAAGATTTTGTTATTTCCTATAACGGCTCTTTAGTACAGCGTGTAGGCAGTGGAGAAATCATTCATAAAACCACGCTCAATGGCAGCGATGGTACACAGCTAGCCAAAGTAGCGGAGCAATTAGGTGTTTTTATCCACGCCTTCTCTGCAGAGCATGGTCTTATTACTCAACAGCACAACCCTTGGACTGATATAGAATCTTCTATTAACGGCATGGATGTAAGTGAAGTTAACTTTGCCTCACTGCAAGCAAACGATGCACTTACCAAAATTATGTTTGTTGCTGAAGAAAGCATTCTCGACAAGGCGATTGCCAACTTGCCTGCTGAGTTACGCGAGCAATACACAGTAGTGCGCAGTGCACCGTTTTTCTTAGAGTTTTTACACCGTGACAGCAACAAAGGTGTGGGTGTAGAACAGCTAGCCAATATCTTGGGTTTAAATGCATCTCAGGTAATGTGTGCTGGTGACGCCGACAACGACCGCCACATGCTGCAATACGCGGGTTTAGCGGTTGCGATGGCAAACGCAGATCCTGAAATTAAAGCAATGGCTAACTACATAGCTCCAAGCAATAAAGAAGATGGAGTTGCTGTAGCCATTGAAGAAAACGTACTAAATACGCTTTGCCCAACTTGTTAA
- a CDS encoding calcium:proton antiporter translates to MSRFLREEFVLLLGVLTVGFFKLGGDGLLGTKLNSITGVGLTAGLFVVVMAAIFAVVRHSDALAIKLGDPYGTLILTLSVILLEVVMISSVMITGDANPVLARDTMFAVVMTVFNGLLGITLLIGGVKYHTQKYNLEGMQSYLVAIIPLALLCLVLPNFSSIDASGGMSVALTITLVLVSVVLYGVFLFIQTRSHTHFFMDEDHQDEHDFHGPLGSNAYHTIMLVSYLLVVILLAKSLAVPIDGTVSLLGAPAALSGLIVAILILAPEAVGAIKAVLNNQLQRAMNLFLGSVLATIALTVPAVLLISGLISQTIVLGLTAAEMVLLATTLLMACVSFSSGRTNALNGVAHLILFIAYIILMFE, encoded by the coding sequence ATGAGCCGTTTTCTAAGAGAGGAGTTTGTACTGTTACTAGGCGTGCTTACGGTTGGCTTTTTTAAACTGGGAGGCGACGGCTTATTAGGTACAAAATTAAACTCCATAACGGGGGTTGGGCTTACAGCGGGATTATTTGTAGTGGTAATGGCTGCCATTTTTGCTGTGGTGCGACATTCTGATGCCTTAGCCATTAAGCTGGGTGACCCTTATGGCACGTTAATTCTTACCTTGTCGGTAATATTGCTGGAGGTGGTGATGATTTCTTCGGTAATGATTACCGGAGACGCAAACCCTGTATTAGCACGTGACACCATGTTTGCTGTGGTGATGACTGTATTCAATGGCTTATTAGGTATTACTTTGCTTATTGGTGGGGTGAAATATCATACCCAGAAATACAACCTTGAAGGTATGCAATCATATTTGGTGGCGATTATTCCATTAGCCTTACTGTGTTTGGTACTCCCGAACTTTAGCAGCATAGATGCAAGTGGCGGTATGTCGGTGGCTTTAACCATTACTTTGGTATTAGTGTCGGTTGTGTTGTACGGCGTGTTTTTGTTTATTCAAACACGCAGCCATACGCACTTCTTTATGGATGAAGATCACCAAGATGAACATGATTTTCATGGTCCTTTAGGTAGTAATGCTTACCACACCATAATGCTTGTGAGCTATTTGCTGGTGGTTATTCTACTGGCAAAAAGTTTAGCCGTACCCATAGACGGTACCGTGAGTTTATTGGGGGCACCGGCGGCATTGAGCGGCTTAATTGTGGCTATTTTAATTTTAGCCCCAGAAGCTGTGGGCGCGATTAAAGCAGTACTTAATAATCAATTGCAGCGCGCTATGAATCTATTTTTAGGTTCGGTATTAGCCACCATTGCGCTAACGGTGCCTGCAGTATTGCTTATTTCTGGGCTGATTAGTCAAACCATTGTTCTGGGTTTAACGGCAGCTGAGATGGTGCTGTTAGCAACTACCTTGTTAATGGCATGCGTTAGCTTCAGTAGTGGCAGAACCAATGCGCTAAATGGAGTTGCTCACTTAATCCTGTTTATTGCTTACATCATCTTAATGTTCGAGTAA
- a CDS encoding DedA family protein, whose protein sequence is MQEIIVAIWHHDFETLQQVSSLKSFILLLALILFLESSFVFLPFPGDSLMLFVGGLVGLGVLDFYSAAAALSIAASMGSVTGYLQGRLLYKTRLVLLLNRALPNNVLPRAKGLLKRYGFLSLFVSRFIPFVRVLTPMLMGLSKLSFWRMLFVSVSSSILWCLVLLLAGKWIMVNPILSQHQALMSKLLLTSSLSLMVAAIIGLFYRYLITKKQSAI, encoded by the coding sequence ATGCAAGAAATTATTGTCGCTATCTGGCACCACGATTTTGAAACCTTACAGCAAGTTAGTTCACTTAAGAGTTTTATCTTGTTACTTGCTTTGATACTGTTTTTAGAGTCTAGTTTTGTATTTTTGCCTTTTCCAGGGGATAGCTTAATGCTGTTTGTTGGAGGCTTGGTTGGCCTAGGTGTACTCGATTTTTATAGTGCAGCAGCCGCACTTAGTATTGCTGCATCTATGGGCAGTGTGACTGGGTATTTGCAAGGAAGGTTATTGTATAAAACGCGTTTAGTGTTGTTGTTAAACCGCGCGTTACCTAACAATGTATTGCCTCGTGCTAAAGGCTTACTAAAGCGCTACGGCTTTTTATCTTTGTTTGTATCACGCTTTATTCCATTTGTGCGGGTATTAACCCCCATGCTAATGGGTCTATCAAAATTAAGCTTTTGGCGAATGCTTTTTGTGAGTGTATCTAGCTCGATATTATGGTGTTTAGTGTTGCTGCTTGCAGGCAAATGGATAATGGTAAATCCAATATTAAGTCAGCACCAAGCTTTAATGTCTAAGCTTTTGTTAACAAGCAGTTTAAGTTTAATGGTAGCCGCTATTATCGGTTTGTTTTATCGTTATTTGATAACGAAAAAGCAGAGTGCTATTTAA
- the pth gene encoding aminoacyl-tRNA hydrolase — protein MINDIRLLVGLGNPGPEYAATRHNAGAWLVTQLANNHHVQLKPDSKHFGLTGRIQMAGQEMRLLIPTTFMNLSGKSVASLAKFYRIELEQIMVAHDELDLPPGVARFKKGGGHGGHNGLRDIISKFGNNKDFHRLRIGIGHPGHKDRVSGFVLGKAPQNEQQLIDDAIDEAVRCTDVLLKDGLSKAMNRLHSYKAG, from the coding sequence GTGATAAACGATATTCGTTTACTCGTGGGCCTGGGTAATCCAGGCCCCGAATATGCAGCCACCCGCCATAACGCTGGCGCATGGTTAGTCACTCAGCTAGCCAACAATCATCACGTCCAACTAAAACCAGATAGCAAACATTTCGGATTAACCGGCCGCATTCAAATGGCGGGTCAAGAAATGCGTTTGTTAATTCCTACAACGTTTATGAATCTTAGTGGCAAGTCTGTCGCTTCTTTAGCCAAATTCTATCGCATTGAACTTGAGCAGATTATGGTTGCTCATGATGAACTCGATTTACCACCTGGCGTTGCTCGCTTTAAAAAAGGTGGTGGGCATGGCGGCCACAATGGCCTACGCGATATCATCAGCAAATTTGGCAACAATAAAGACTTTCATCGTTTACGGATAGGTATTGGACACCCCGGTCACAAAGATCGCGTTTCTGGTTTCGTTCTAGGCAAAGCGCCTCAAAACGAACAACAACTGATTGATGATGCAATTGATGAGGCGGTACGTTGTACCGATGTATTGCTTAAAGATGGTTTAAGCAAAGCAATGAATCGATTACACAGTTACAAAGCGGGCTAA
- the secF gene encoding protein translocase subunit SecF, protein MTSYHSKLTRTRYFMSIISAVLFVIAVSSLAIKGLNWGLDFTGGVVAEARLDTHLHASDFKPLLDTALQQDVQVISANEPGRWSFRYNQVDGDSVALNPLLESFSETVEVLNSSVVGPQVGQDMVEQGGLAIFACFVLTMLYLSYRFEWRLALGALVALVHDVTLVLGLFAITQFEFNLTILAAVLAVLGYSLNDSIIIADRARELFKAKPKGQANNLINDAIHASFSRTIITSGTTLVTVSSLWLLGGPALEGFAVALCLGIACGTWSSISLGVTLPQLIGISPAHYRVAKPSLEEAMP, encoded by the coding sequence ATGACATCTTATCATTCAAAACTTACTCGAACTCGCTATTTTATGTCGATTATCTCGGCGGTGCTGTTTGTTATTGCAGTGTCGTCACTTGCTATTAAGGGCTTAAATTGGGGGCTGGATTTTACTGGTGGAGTGGTCGCCGAGGCTCGCTTAGATACACATTTACACGCCAGCGACTTTAAACCTTTGTTAGATACCGCTTTGCAGCAGGATGTTCAAGTTATTAGCGCAAACGAACCAGGTAGATGGAGCTTTCGTTACAATCAAGTTGATGGCGACAGTGTAGCGCTTAATCCTTTGCTTGAGTCTTTTAGTGAAACGGTAGAGGTTCTGAATAGTAGCGTTGTTGGCCCACAAGTTGGCCAAGACATGGTAGAACAAGGCGGACTGGCTATTTTTGCATGTTTTGTATTAACCATGCTGTATCTAAGTTATCGCTTTGAGTGGCGTTTGGCACTTGGGGCCTTGGTGGCATTAGTACATGATGTGACACTGGTTTTAGGGCTTTTTGCTATTACTCAGTTTGAATTTAACTTAACGATTTTGGCTGCGGTGTTAGCTGTGCTGGGCTACTCGTTAAACGACTCAATTATTATTGCAGATCGGGCAAGGGAATTGTTTAAAGCGAAGCCTAAAGGCCAGGCTAACAACTTAATTAACGATGCTATACACGCAAGCTTTTCTCGCACTATTATCACTTCGGGCACTACCTTGGTGACGGTATCGAGTTTGTGGTTGCTTGGGGGGCCAGCCTTAGAAGGTTTTGCCGTTGCTTTGTGTTTGGGAATCGCCTGCGGTACCTGGTCTTCGATTTCCTTGGGCGTTACGCTGCCACAATTGATTGGTATAAGCCCAGCACATTACAGGGTTGCTAAACCTAGTTTAGAGGAAGCCATGCCATGA
- a CDS encoding YcjF family protein yields the protein MNTPIKQRQVLHTDEIPSEQATETQGKPAPLASKQVLDEELNWQEDDTQEQLEPLDIELHPKKASPWLKYGFSAALVIAFGEIALSLSELWQSSPTRAAIYSAVLASIVMGLGAISFSELAKLRRLKHYQKEHQLGAALLDQESSDGSKAKAYCEKLAKLQGLTDSQEYLIWKNWLSDSHTNKEIVSLYSETVLSPLDNRAKQVISKWSSEAAVLVAISPLALVDMLIIFWRNIKMIEAVAKIYGIELGYLSRIRLIKQVFANMIYAAASEIVADVGSDLLGAELTAKLSAKAAQGIGAGLLTARLGFKTMEQVRPIPWTLNNKPKTQQLKGILLDKVKQKLKG from the coding sequence ATGAATACCCCTATAAAGCAGCGCCAAGTGCTGCATACCGATGAAATCCCAAGTGAACAAGCTACAGAGACCCAAGGCAAGCCTGCCCCATTGGCCAGTAAACAAGTGCTCGATGAAGAACTCAATTGGCAAGAAGACGACACTCAAGAGCAATTAGAACCTCTAGACATTGAACTGCATCCGAAAAAAGCCAGCCCTTGGTTAAAATACGGCTTTAGCGCCGCCTTAGTTATCGCCTTTGGAGAAATTGCGCTAAGCCTTAGTGAGCTTTGGCAAAGCTCGCCAACTCGCGCAGCAATATATAGCGCAGTATTAGCCAGCATTGTGATGGGTTTAGGAGCAATAAGCTTTAGTGAATTAGCCAAACTACGCCGCCTAAAACACTATCAAAAAGAACACCAATTAGGCGCTGCCTTGCTTGACCAAGAGAGCAGTGATGGTTCAAAAGCTAAAGCCTACTGTGAAAAGCTGGCCAAACTACAAGGCTTAACCGACAGCCAAGAATACTTGATCTGGAAGAATTGGCTAAGTGACAGTCATACCAATAAAGAGATCGTAAGCTTGTACAGCGAAACGGTATTAAGCCCTTTAGATAATCGCGCCAAACAAGTGATTAGTAAATGGTCTAGCGAAGCGGCAGTATTAGTTGCAATAAGCCCCTTAGCACTAGTCGATATGCTAATTATCTTTTGGCGCAACATTAAAATGATTGAAGCCGTCGCCAAGATTTATGGCATAGAACTGGGTTACTTAAGCCGAATTCGGCTTATCAAACAAGTATTTGCTAACATGATTTACGCAGCTGCGAGCGAAATTGTAGCCGATGTTGGTAGTGACTTATTGGGCGCAGAACTGACTGCCAAATTATCTGCTAAAGCAGCACAAGGCATTGGTGCAGGTTTACTTACTGCCCGCCTTGGTTTCAAAACCATGGAGCAAGTTAGGCCGATACCTTGGACACTCAACAACAAACCCAAGACTCAACAGCTAAAAGGCATACTGTTAGACAAAGTGAAACAGAAACTAAAAGGCTAA